CGCCGGCCTTGCCGACCGGAATGGACTTGGTCGCGATGGGGTCGGCCGTCAGATCCACCTTGACGACGGACTTGTTCTCCTTGCCGCAGGTGACGTAGAGGACCTTGTCGTCGTGGGTGGAGTGGACCTTGTCCGGGCTCGCCCCCACCGGCACGTGGGTGACGGCGTTGTCGTGGGCGAGGTCCACGATGCTGATGCTCCCGGCCCCGCCGTTGGTCACGAACAGCTTGTTGCCGTCGTGGCTCGCCGCGACGTAGCCGGGGCTCTGCTGGACGACGATCGCCGACTCGGTGGCGCCGGTCGATCCGTCGATGACGGTGAGCACGTTGGAGCCGACGTTGCAGACGTAGGCACGGCCCTGGGCGAAGGCGACGCCGTGGGGAGACTTCACCGTGGCCACGTGCAGGTCGGCGGCCACGCTCTTGACCACCTGGTTGGTGGTGTCGCCGGGCCCGGTGACCGAGTTCGAGACCTGGGGCTGACAGGCGGCCGCGAGGGCGGCGGCGCCGAGGGTGAAAGCGACGATATTGAAAGTTTTCACTGTTGGCTTCTCCTAATCGATGTACTGGAAGAACGTGACGTAGCAGGAGAGATCGCTCAGTGCGTTGTAGGCGACGTAGCCGGGGGTGAAGCCCACCCCCAGGCGAAGGGCGTGGTCGGGCGAGAAGGCGTACGTGAGGGCCGGGATCACCTTGAGGTTGCTCATGGTGATCGAGCTGCCCCCCGAGAGCGGCGCCAGCCCCCGGTACCCGCTCAGGGTGACTCCGGCCTTCCAGACCGGATCGAGCTGGTAACCTAGCGTTCCTTGGGCGACCACGGCATCTCCGATGAAGAAATTGGTCGCAACTCCGCTGGGGGTGCCGAAGGGCCGCTGGTAGCCGAGGCTCGCCTCGTAGCTCAGGTCGCCGCTCGCCCCCGTGGCGGTGAAACCCGCCTGTCCGTTCCAGACGCCGGCGCCGGTCACCTCGGCATCCACGCCGGTCGCGCGCCCGCTCGGGGCCAGCACCCCGAGCCAGAGCCCGAGGGCCGGAATGGGACCGTCGCCTGCGATGGCGCGGTAGGCCACCTGCAGCGCCAGGTCGCCGAGCCCGGCGGCCTGGCTGGTCGCCTCGCGGAGCTCCACCGTGCCGAAGGAGCTGGGCGCCGCGCCGCTGTATGCGTTGCCGACGACCGGAGCCTGTATGCCGAACAGCAGCTCCGGGGTCGCGTAGTACGCCAGACCGAAGGTCGCCTGGAGCGCCTGGACGGAGGAATCCACCGGGATCCCCCGCAGGGCGCCCCCGTCGTTGAACGAACCGTTGACGGAACGGTAGGCGACGTCCTGCTGAAGCAGGAAGCGGCTGGTTCGCTGGTAGAGGTTGGTCCCGGAACCCAGGGCTCCCACCTCGCTCAGGTTGACCGAACAGCCGCATGTGCCGCACGCCGATGCCGGCCCCGCCCACGCGACGCTCACCGCGCACGCGAGGGCCAGGCCCGAGACAAGTCGTCTCATGACCGATCTTCTCCTATCGAGTTAAAAAAGGGGTCCGCAGGCGGATCAGTCCCCCGCGCGGGTTTCGGCCGCCCGAGATAGAGGCAAGGGCAAGCCGAAACCGCCGCGCGCAGCCGAGAGCGCCTGCACGCTCAGGCGAGGTTCGACCTGGGAGGAGGCTCGGCGATCGCGAGAAAAGGCGGGTGGTAGGTCGCGCCCACCGGAGGAGCCCATCGATCCGACCGGGGAGAGATCGTTCGGAAGACGAATGGGCCGGCCAGGAGCGTCGGGGCCTGCACCCTGGGCAAGGTGGAGTGGGCCGGCCCGGCATCGTGGTCGGCCGGCATCCCCGCGGCCAAGTGGCAGGCCGCATGGGGGTCCTTGTGCTTGGCGGCCGCCTCGCAGGCGAACTTGCACGAGCAGCTCGCATCGCAGACGCACGACGTGACGGCGCAGGGATTGCCCTGGCCGTCGCCCACGCACGGGATCGGCAAGCGCGCCGCCCCCATGAGGAGCAGTACGACGAGCGCCATCGCGAGCCGGGCGAGCCGAGTAAGCATGCCGCCATGATACGTGACTTACGACCGTGCGTCGAGGAGAGCAACGCCCCCTCCAGCCTCCCGGAAAAACCGCTTGCCCATTTGACCTGGGGCCTCGCTCTGCTTCACTGGGGCGCGCTCCGCGCAGGAGGCCCGAGATGGAGGACCCTGTCCTGCTCTGGACCGATCGCCTCGCCGGCGGCATCGAGCTGTTCGCCGCCGTCATCATCGGCATGGCGGCCGTCAAGGCGATCGTGCGGGGGCTCATCCGCATGCTGCTGCCGAGCCGCGCGCCCGTCAGCCCCGAGCAAGTTCGCCTGGACCTGGGGCGCTGGCTCGCGCTGGGACTCGAGTTCCTGCTCGGGGCCGACATCCTCCGGACGGCCGCGGCGCCCTCCTGGAACGACATCGGGCAGCTCGCCGCGATCGCGGTGCTCCGGACCGCCCTCAACTACTTCCTGGAAAAGGAGATCGCCCAGGAGGAAGCGCGCGAGCGCAGCCCCGACGGATGAAGGTCAAAAGCGCCAAGAAAGGTCCAGAGAACCGCCATGCGTCACGGCCGGCGCCCCTCCTATGGTGGGGGGAGGAGGAGCGCCGATGGACGACCCGACCCTCGTGGCCCGCTGGCAATTCGGCTTCACCATCCTGTACCACTACCTCTTCCCCCAGCTCACCATGGGCCTTGCCCTGCTCATCCTGATCCTCAAGAGCATCTACCTGCGCAAGCGCGACGAGCGCTGGAACCGAAGCGCCCGCTTCTGGGGCAAGATCTTCGCCGTCAACTTCGTCATGGGGGTCGTCACCGGCATCCCGATGGAGTTCCAGTTCGGCACCAACTGGGCCAAGTTCTCCGTCTTCGCGGGCGGGATCATCGCCCAGACCCTCGCCATGGAGGGGGCCTTCGCCTTCTTCCTCGAGTCGGCCTTCCTGGGCCTCTTCCTCTTCGGGGAGCGCCGCTTCGGGCAGCGCCTCCACTGGTTCTCGGCCCTGATGGTCTGGCTGGGGACGTGGGCCTCGGGCTACTTCATCATCGCCACCAATGCCTGGATGCAGCACCCGGTCGGGTACCGATCGACGCCCGGCGGCGGCGTCGCGCTGGCGGACTACTGGGCCGTGCTCCTGAACCCGTGGATTCCCGCCCAGTACATGCACGCCATGGGCGGGGCCCTATTGACCGGCGCCTGCGTCATGAGCGCGGTGGGGGCCTTCTACCTGCTTTCGCACAAGCACGAGGCCTACGGGCGCATCTTCGTGAAGGTCGGGGTGATCGCGGGCCTGGTGGCCTCGGTGTTCCAGCTCTACCCGAGCGGCGACTGGTCCGGCGTGCAGGTGAGCGCGAAGCAACCCATCAAGCTCGCCGCCATGGAGGGCCTGTTCCAGACCGAGCGCGGGGCCGGCATCGCGATCCTCGGTCAGCCGGACATGAAGGCCCAGAGGCTCGACAACCCCCTGGTGGTTCCCAACGCCCTGAGCTTCCTGACCTACCGCGCGTGGAGCGCCGAGATCAAGGGCCTGGACGCGTTCCCCCGCGACCAGTGGCCGAGCTCGGTGCCCATGCTGTACTACAGCTACCACATCATGGTGGGCCTGGGCACGATCATGATCGCCGTGATGGGGCTTTCGGGGCTGCTCTTGTGGCGGCGGAGGCTGTACCAGGCCCGCTGGCTGCTGTGGGGGCTCATGCTGATGGCGCCCTTCCCGTACATCGCGAACTCGGCCGGGTGGATGACCGCCGAGCTCGGGCGGCAGCCCTGGCTCGTCTACGGGCTGCTGAGGACCGTGGACGGGGCCTCGCCCACCGTGTCGAGCGGCAGCATCTGGTTCACCCTGCTGGGCTTCGCCGGCATGTACGCCGTGATGGGCATGCTCTTCGTGCTCCTGGTGCTGCGCGAGATCGCCCACGGCCCCGAGATCGGCCCCGCGGGTCCCGAGTCGGCGCTCGGCGTGAGCGCCTGAAAGGGGAGACCATGGCCACGCTCTGGTTCGTCCTGGTCCTCTTCATGCTCGTCATGTACGTGCTCCTGGACGGCTTCGATTTGGGGGCGGGGGCCATCCACGTCTTCGTCGCCAAGACCGACGCCGAGCGTCGCATGGTCCTCAAGGCCATCGGGCCGGTCTGGGACGGCAACGAGGTC
This genomic stretch from Pantanalinema sp. harbors:
- a CDS encoding transporter codes for the protein MRRLVSGLALACAVSVAWAGPASACGTCGCSVNLSEVGALGSGTNLYQRTSRFLLQQDVAYRSVNGSFNDGGALRGIPVDSSVQALQATFGLAYYATPELLFGIQAPVVGNAYSGAAPSSFGTVELREATSQAAGLGDLALQVAYRAIAGDGPIPALGLWLGVLAPSGRATGVDAEVTGAGVWNGQAGFTATGASGDLSYEASLGYQRPFGTPSGVATNFFIGDAVVAQGTLGYQLDPVWKAGVTLSGYRGLAPLSGGSSITMSNLKVIPALTYAFSPDHALRLGVGFTPGYVAYNALSDLSCYVTFFQYID
- a CDS encoding DUF1622 domain-containing protein, which produces MEDPVLLWTDRLAGGIELFAAVIIGMAAVKAIVRGLIRMLLPSRAPVSPEQVRLDLGRWLALGLEFLLGADILRTAAAPSWNDIGQLAAIAVLRTALNYFLEKEIAQEEARERSPDG
- a CDS encoding cytochrome ubiquinol oxidase subunit I, producing MDDPTLVARWQFGFTILYHYLFPQLTMGLALLILILKSIYLRKRDERWNRSARFWGKIFAVNFVMGVVTGIPMEFQFGTNWAKFSVFAGGIIAQTLAMEGAFAFFLESAFLGLFLFGERRFGQRLHWFSALMVWLGTWASGYFIIATNAWMQHPVGYRSTPGGGVALADYWAVLLNPWIPAQYMHAMGGALLTGACVMSAVGAFYLLSHKHEAYGRIFVKVGVIAGLVASVFQLYPSGDWSGVQVSAKQPIKLAAMEGLFQTERGAGIAILGQPDMKAQRLDNPLVVPNALSFLTYRAWSAEIKGLDAFPRDQWPSSVPMLYYSYHIMVGLGTIMIAVMGLSGLLLWRRRLYQARWLLWGLMLMAPFPYIANSAGWMTAELGRQPWLVYGLLRTVDGASPTVSSGSIWFTLLGFAGMYAVMGMLFVLLVLREIAHGPEIGPAGPESALGVSA